Proteins found in one Hemibagrus wyckioides isolate EC202008001 linkage group LG23, SWU_Hwy_1.0, whole genome shotgun sequence genomic segment:
- the LOC131344055 gene encoding protein rapunzel-like isoform X1 yields the protein MDDIEISEDRDKLKRGLVKAMQCVATISSAAAVVNPIFGVAGSLIRVVIHHVDDEEIQKLRREFVSVNRALDEISRQNQGTLLQIKKETLDGQYSQVENNLRNQFRKFMEVVKARPEHVESKRDDFEESYANDLGDQNLHTLYDGVMGKPKLFSQPILDVYMTCSKGERSVMERLCTHITYLFCVGLIALMGYAAIIGDDEEGLREEWAMKMEEVQEKMQEVLRRCK from the coding sequence ATGGATGACATCGAGATCTCGGAGGACCGAGACAAGCTGAAGCGTGGCCTGGTGAAGGCGATGCAGTGTGTAGCCACCATCTCGTCCGCAGCCGCTGTGGTGAACCCCATCTTCGGTGTGGCGGGCTCGCTGATCCGCGTCGTCATTCACCACGTGGATGACGAGGAGATTCAGAAACTTCGACGTGAGTTTGTCAGCGTGAACCGAGCCCTGGATGAGATTTCGAGGCAGAATCAGGGCACCTTGCTCCAGATCAAGAAGGAGACGCTGGACGGGCAATACAGCCAGGTAGAGAACAACCTACGCAACCAGTTCCGTAAGTTCATGGAGGTGGTGAAGGCACGACCCGAGCACGTGGAGAGCAAGCGTGATGATTTTGAGGAAAGCTATGCTAACGACTTGGGCGACCAGAACCTGCACACACTCTACGATGGTGTAATGGGCAAGCCCAAGCTCTTCAGCCAGCCCATCCTCGACGTCTACATGACTTGCTCTAAAGGAGAGCGGAGCGTGATGGAGCGCCTGTGCACACACATCACCTACCTGTTCTGTGTCGGCCTCATCGCTCTGATGGGTTACGCCGCCATCATTGGGGATGACGAAGAGGGCCTGAGAGAGGAGTGGGCTATGAAGATGGAGGAAGTGCAAGAGAAGATGCAGGAGGTGCTCAGGAGGTGCAAGTGA
- the LOC131344055 gene encoding protein rapunzel-like isoform X2 codes for MADKEQIKQTAAKVLGYVEKVSSFASSIDPLFGIVTSLVGVVRKGLVEDETNELDKDFKKIHDKLESISQQNKQTLRQIRINEINEVFGKYEEYIKHQYGAFNTMVDRVRTNPDDADRFMEDFKNIYEKDKSDLSLDVFYRGVIGKNSLFGRPLLTVYLDHCDRDRKIMEARCAHLAHLFQIGLMALMAYYAVTEDDEDEIREKWAQRVIDIQTKMQEALDECSE; via the coding sequence ATGGCGGATAAGGAGCAAATCAAACAAACAGCAGCCAAGGTGCTGGGCTACGTCGAGAAAGTGTCCTCCTTTGCTTCCTCCATTGACCCTCTGTTTGGCATCGTCACCTCGCTGGTTGGTGTAGTAAGGAAAGGCCTGGTGGAAGATGAAACCAATGAGCTGGACAAGGACTTCAAGAAGATTCACGACAAGCTGGAGAGCATCTCTCAGCAGAACAAGCAGACGCTGCGCCAGATCCGCATCAACGAAATCAACGAAGTGTTCGGCAAATACGAGGAATACATCAAGCACCAATACGGCGCCTTCAATACCATGGTGGATCGGGTCAGGACGAACCCCGACGATGCCGACCGTTTCATGGAGGATTTCAAGAACATCTATGAAAAGGACAAGAGCGACTTGAGCTTGGACGTGTTCTATCGAGGCGTCATTGGAAAGAACAGCCTTTTTGGGAGGCCGCTGCTGACCGTGTATCTAGACCACTGTGACAGGGACAGAAAGATTATGGAGGCTAGATGCGCTCATCTGGCTCACCTCTTCCAAATCGGCCTCATGGCCCTGATGGCCTACTACGCGGTCACGGAGGATGACGAGGACGAGATCAGGGAAAAGTGGGCTCAAAGGGTCATCGATATTCAGACCAAGATGCAGGAAGCCCTGGACGAGTGTAGTGAGTAG
- the LOC131344053 gene encoding uncharacterized protein LOC131344053 isoform X1: MNFSLNRDTCFLNADEASAVETAVRTAVMSILKVFCEVNEKRSHCYEAKLAEAERENTALKIQLKAAEQELQTLRQISTNYKISAEVTLSHDLSSDVPEERREEPADFQSDASLVIKEEPSFETTLCLKSEVADETFAPECDYPAMDNVQICPQTPGAEMWSMQPLQTFSSARSSLNQSREKWIPGDALTGKLKSRECVRRYRERIRADPEKYHAWKEKERLRSLRRRKRIQDLPEPMQKLQREAWREATRRHRARKMAQATLTATDITTTLDP; encoded by the exons ATGAATTTTTCCCTAAACAGAGACACGTGTTTCCTAAACGCAGACGAAGCCTCTGCAGTCGAGACGGCGGTCAGGACGGCGGTCATGTCCATCCTGAAGGTTTTCTGCGAGGTGAATGAGAAGAGGTCGCACTGCTACGAGGCCAAGTTAGCCGAGGCGGAAAGAGAGAACACAGCGCTGAAGATCCAGTTAAAAGCAGCCGAGCAGGAGCTTCAGACCTTACGACAGATCTCTACTAACTATAAAATCTCAGCTGAGGTCACCTTAAGCCACGACCTGAGCTCAGATGTTCCTGAAGAACGACGAGAGGAACCAGCAGACTTCCAGAGCGATGCCAGCCTGGTGATAAAGGAAGAGCCTTCTTTTGAGACCACGTTGTGTTTAAAGAGCGAAGTGGCAGATGAAACATTtgcaccagagtgtgattatccTGCCATGGACAATGTCCAGATTTGCCCGCAGACTCCAGGAGCAGAGATGTGGAGCATGCAACCGCTGCAAACATTCAGTTCAGCAAGATCCAGCCTTAACCAGAGCAGAGAGAA GTGGATTCCTGGCGATGCTCTTACAGGAAAACTGAAAAGCAGGGAATGTGTGAGAAGATACAGAGAAAGGATCCGCGCTGACCCAGAAAAGTATCACGCTTGGAAGGAGAAGGAACGCTTAAG ATCTCTCCGCAGGAGAAAACGAATCCAGGATCTCCCTGAACCCATGCAGAAGCTGCAGAGGGAAGCCTGGAGAGAAGCTACGAGAAGACACCGCGCAAGAAAGATGGCACAAGCGACCCTCACGGCCACAGACATCACCACAACACTCGACCCCTGA
- the LOC131344053 gene encoding uncharacterized protein LOC131344053 isoform X3 produces MNFSLNRDTCFLNADEASAVETAVRTAVMSILKVFCEVNEKRSHCYEAKLAEAERENTALKIQLKAAEQELQTLRQISTNYKISAEVTLSHDLSSDVPEERREEPADFQSDASLVIKEEPSFETTLCLKSEVADETFAPECDYPAMDNVQICPQTPGAEMWSMQPLQTFSSARSSLNQSREKWIPGDALTGKLKSRECVRRYRERIRADPEKYHAWKEKERLRRKRIQDLPEPMQKLQREAWREATRRHRARKMAQATLTATDITTTLDP; encoded by the exons ATGAATTTTTCCCTAAACAGAGACACGTGTTTCCTAAACGCAGACGAAGCCTCTGCAGTCGAGACGGCGGTCAGGACGGCGGTCATGTCCATCCTGAAGGTTTTCTGCGAGGTGAATGAGAAGAGGTCGCACTGCTACGAGGCCAAGTTAGCCGAGGCGGAAAGAGAGAACACAGCGCTGAAGATCCAGTTAAAAGCAGCCGAGCAGGAGCTTCAGACCTTACGACAGATCTCTACTAACTATAAAATCTCAGCTGAGGTCACCTTAAGCCACGACCTGAGCTCAGATGTTCCTGAAGAACGACGAGAGGAACCAGCAGACTTCCAGAGCGATGCCAGCCTGGTGATAAAGGAAGAGCCTTCTTTTGAGACCACGTTGTGTTTAAAGAGCGAAGTGGCAGATGAAACATTtgcaccagagtgtgattatccTGCCATGGACAATGTCCAGATTTGCCCGCAGACTCCAGGAGCAGAGATGTGGAGCATGCAACCGCTGCAAACATTCAGTTCAGCAAGATCCAGCCTTAACCAGAGCAGAGAGAA GTGGATTCCTGGCGATGCTCTTACAGGAAAACTGAAAAGCAGGGAATGTGTGAGAAGATACAGAGAAAGGATCCGCGCTGACCCAGAAAAGTATCACGCTTGGAAGGAGAAGGAACGCTTAAG GAGAAAACGAATCCAGGATCTCCCTGAACCCATGCAGAAGCTGCAGAGGGAAGCCTGGAGAGAAGCTACGAGAAGACACCGCGCAAGAAAGATGGCACAAGCGACCCTCACGGCCACAGACATCACCACAACACTCGACCCCTGA
- the LOC131344053 gene encoding uncharacterized protein LOC131344053 isoform X2, protein MNFSLNRDTCFLNADEASAVETAVRTAVMSILKVFCEVNEKRSHCYEAKLAEAERENTALKIQLKAAEQELQTLRQISTNYKISAEVTLSHDLSSDVPEERREEPADFQSDASLVIKEEPSFETTLCLKSEVADETFAPECDYPAMDNVQICPQTPGAEMWSMQPLQTFSSARSSLNQSREKWIPGDALTGKLKSRECVRRYRERIRADPEKYHAWKEKERLRYQQKRKTINDLSEPMKKLKRKAWREAKRRNRARKQVQAAAMHAIQTTDS, encoded by the exons ATGAATTTTTCCCTAAACAGAGACACGTGTTTCCTAAACGCAGACGAAGCCTCTGCAGTCGAGACGGCGGTCAGGACGGCGGTCATGTCCATCCTGAAGGTTTTCTGCGAGGTGAATGAGAAGAGGTCGCACTGCTACGAGGCCAAGTTAGCCGAGGCGGAAAGAGAGAACACAGCGCTGAAGATCCAGTTAAAAGCAGCCGAGCAGGAGCTTCAGACCTTACGACAGATCTCTACTAACTATAAAATCTCAGCTGAGGTCACCTTAAGCCACGACCTGAGCTCAGATGTTCCTGAAGAACGACGAGAGGAACCAGCAGACTTCCAGAGCGATGCCAGCCTGGTGATAAAGGAAGAGCCTTCTTTTGAGACCACGTTGTGTTTAAAGAGCGAAGTGGCAGATGAAACATTtgcaccagagtgtgattatccTGCCATGGACAATGTCCAGATTTGCCCGCAGACTCCAGGAGCAGAGATGTGGAGCATGCAACCGCTGCAAACATTCAGTTCAGCAAGATCCAGCCTTAACCAGAGCAGAGAGAA GTGGATTCCTGGCGATGCTCTTACAGGAAAACTGAAAAGCAGGGAATGTGTGAGAAGATACAGAGAAAGGATCCGCGCTGACCCAGAAAAGTATCACGCTTGGAAGGAGAAGGAACGCTTAAG GTATCAGCAGAAGAGAAAGACCATTAACGATCTGTCTGAGCCTATGAAGAAGCTGAAGAGGAAGGCTTGGAGAGAGGCTAAGAGACGGAATCGTGCTAGAAAGCAGGTTCAAGCTGCTGCCATGCACGCGATCCAGACAACCGACTCATGA
- the LOC131344054 gene encoding uncharacterized protein LOC131344054 isoform X1 yields MNFSLNRDTAFLNADEASAVETAVRTAVMSILKVFCEVNEKRSHCYEAKLAEAERENTALKIQLKAAEQELQTLRQISTNYKISAEVTFTADVEETGPEPASFQNVSESDSVPVLKEEEEPFYQSSLFIKSEMTEEYSAVDFENAQICQQTAQIQTYVTHNTHAHSLHSDPVLTGSEKKRLTRYENVRRYRERIRADPVKYLAWKEKNHLRYLQNRKTINELPEPMKNLQRKAWREATRRHRAKKLAQAALSASSMSQTPSL; encoded by the exons ATGAATTTTTCCCTAAACAGAGACACGGCTTTCCTAAACGCAGACGAAGCCTCTGCAGTCGAGACGGCGGTCAGGACGGCGGTCATGTCCATCCTGAAGGTTTTCTGCGAGGTGAATGAGAAGAGGTCGCACTGCTACGAGGCCAAGTTAGCCGAGGCGGAAAGAGAGAACACAGCGCTGAAGATCCAGTTAAAAGCAGCCGAGCAGGAGCTTCAGACCTTACGACAGATCTCTACTAACTATAAAATCTCAGCTGAGGTCACCTTCACCGCAGACGTTGAAGAAACCGGACCAGAACCGGCGTCTTTCCAGAACGTCTCAGAGAGCGACTCTGTCCCGGTgctaaaggaagaagaagagccTTTTTACCAGAGCAGTTTGTTTATAAAGAGTGAAATGACAGAGGAATATTCAGCGGTGGATTTTGAAAACGCGCAAATTTGCCAACAGACTGCCCAGATCCAGACATATGTGACCCACAACACCCACGCCCACTCACTCCATTCAGATCCAGTTTTAACCGGATCGGAGAAAA AGAGACTGACACGGTATGAGAATGTGAGAAGATACAGAGAAAGGATCCGAGCTGATCCTGTGAAATACCTCGCCTGGAAGGAGAAGAACCACTTGAG GTATCTGCAGAACAGAAAGACCATTAATGAACTGCCCGAGCCCATGAAGAACCTGCAGAGGAAGGCCTGGAGAGAAGCTACAAGGAGACATCGAGCAAAAAAGCTGGCTCAAGCTGCTCTTTCTGCTTCGTCCATGTCACAAACCCCCAGTTTATGA
- the LOC131344054 gene encoding uncharacterized protein LOC131344054 isoform X2 — MNFSLNRDTAFLNADEASAVETAVRTAVMSILKVFCEVNEKRSHCYEAKLAEAERENTALKIQLKAAEQELQTLRQISTNYKISAEVTFTADVEETGPEPASFQNVSESDSVPVLKEEEEPFYQSSLFIKSEMTEEYSAVDFENAQICQQTAQIQTYVTHNTHAHSLHSDPVLTGSEKKRLTRYENVRRYRERIRADPVKYLAWKEKNHLRGWS, encoded by the exons ATGAATTTTTCCCTAAACAGAGACACGGCTTTCCTAAACGCAGACGAAGCCTCTGCAGTCGAGACGGCGGTCAGGACGGCGGTCATGTCCATCCTGAAGGTTTTCTGCGAGGTGAATGAGAAGAGGTCGCACTGCTACGAGGCCAAGTTAGCCGAGGCGGAAAGAGAGAACACAGCGCTGAAGATCCAGTTAAAAGCAGCCGAGCAGGAGCTTCAGACCTTACGACAGATCTCTACTAACTATAAAATCTCAGCTGAGGTCACCTTCACCGCAGACGTTGAAGAAACCGGACCAGAACCGGCGTCTTTCCAGAACGTCTCAGAGAGCGACTCTGTCCCGGTgctaaaggaagaagaagagccTTTTTACCAGAGCAGTTTGTTTATAAAGAGTGAAATGACAGAGGAATATTCAGCGGTGGATTTTGAAAACGCGCAAATTTGCCAACAGACTGCCCAGATCCAGACATATGTGACCCACAACACCCACGCCCACTCACTCCATTCAGATCCAGTTTTAACCGGATCGGAGAAAA AGAGACTGACACGGTATGAGAATGTGAGAAGATACAGAGAAAGGATCCGAGCTGATCCTGTGAAATACCTCGCCTGGAAGGAGAAGAACCACTTGAG AGGGTGGAGCTAA